The following proteins are encoded in a genomic region of Pseudodesulfovibrio mercurii:
- the gabT gene encoding 4-aminobutyrate--2-oxoglutarate transaminase, which produces MTNEELQLRREKAVPRGVSNAGPIFAASAKGATVTDVEGREYIDFAGGIGVNNVGHCHPKVVAAVQEQAGKLMHSCYHVFQYEGYVALAEKLNALTPGDHAKKTVLVNSGAEAVENAVKIARRATGRPAIVASASGFHGRTLLTATLTAKVMPYKAGFGPYAPEVYHIPYAYCYRCPVGRSYPGCNLECAELLKKSFVDMAFPESVAAVLLEPVAGEGGFVVPPKEYFPRIKEICDEFGILLIIDEVQSGICRTGTVFAIEQWDVIPDLLTSAKSLGGGTVLSACTGRAEIMDAPQVGGLGGTYGGNPVSCAAGLAVLDVVETEDLAGQSRALGSKVRAAFEDLAKKYECIGDVRGLGSMLAMELVHDRTTKAPAADIAKALVAKCRENGLIILSCGHGGNVIRTLMPLVISDAELEKGLSILEAAFAEVVKG; this is translated from the coding sequence ATGACGAACGAAGAACTGCAACTGAGAAGAGAGAAGGCCGTCCCCAGAGGGGTGTCCAATGCCGGTCCCATTTTCGCCGCGAGCGCCAAGGGCGCGACCGTCACCGACGTGGAGGGCAGGGAGTACATCGATTTCGCGGGCGGCATCGGCGTGAACAACGTGGGCCACTGTCATCCCAAGGTGGTCGCGGCCGTGCAGGAGCAGGCGGGCAAGCTGATGCACTCCTGCTACCACGTCTTCCAATATGAAGGATACGTGGCCCTGGCCGAGAAGCTCAACGCCCTGACCCCCGGAGACCACGCCAAGAAGACCGTGCTGGTCAACTCCGGCGCCGAGGCCGTGGAGAACGCGGTCAAGATCGCCCGCCGGGCCACCGGCCGCCCGGCCATCGTGGCCTCGGCCTCGGGCTTCCACGGCCGCACCCTGCTGACCGCCACCCTGACCGCCAAGGTCATGCCCTACAAGGCCGGGTTCGGTCCCTACGCCCCCGAGGTCTACCACATCCCCTACGCCTACTGTTACCGCTGTCCCGTGGGCCGCTCCTACCCCGGCTGCAACCTGGAGTGCGCCGAGCTGCTCAAGAAGAGCTTCGTGGACATGGCCTTCCCCGAGAGCGTGGCCGCCGTGCTCCTGGAGCCCGTTGCGGGCGAGGGCGGCTTCGTTGTGCCCCCCAAGGAATATTTCCCGCGCATCAAGGAAATCTGCGACGAGTTCGGCATCCTGCTGATCATCGACGAGGTCCAGTCCGGCATCTGCCGCACCGGCACCGTGTTCGCCATCGAGCAGTGGGACGTCATCCCCGACCTGCTGACCTCGGCCAAGTCCCTGGGCGGAGGCACGGTCCTGTCCGCCTGCACGGGCCGCGCCGAGATCATGGACGCGCCCCAGGTGGGCGGCCTGGGCGGCACCTACGGCGGCAACCCGGTCAGCTGCGCCGCGGGCCTGGCCGTGCTCGACGTGGTCGAGACCGAGGACCTGGCGGGCCAATCCCGCGCCCTCGGGTCCAAGGTGCGCGCCGCCTTCGAGGACCTGGCCAAAAAGTACGAGTGCATCGGCGACGTGCGCGGTCTGGGCTCCATGCTGGCCATGGAGCTGGTCCACGACCGGACCACCAAGGCCCCGGCCGCCGACATCGCCAAGGCCCTGGTGGCCAAGTGCCGCGAAAACGGCCTGATCATCCTGTCCTGCGGCCACGGCGGCAACGTCATCCGCACGCTCATGCCGCTGGTCATCAGCGACGCCGAGCTGGAAAAGGGCTTGTCCATCCTGGAAGCGGCCTTCGCCGAAGTGGTAAAGGGGTAG
- a CDS encoding RlmE family RNA methyltransferase, with protein sequence MKQYQDKYFKRAKKENYAARSVYKLKEMDKRFQIFKKGQTVLDLGAAPGSWSQFAGERVGPEGHVLGVDLQTTKHSFAGNITFLQADVFSDSPELLAAVEPLAPFDVIISDMAPKTTGIKFADQANSLELCERAFEVALKYLKKGGSFAVKIFEGGEINDYRDAIRPYFARIKNFKPYSSRSESKEIFIVALGFKGVDG encoded by the coding sequence ATGAAACAATACCAGGACAAATACTTCAAACGGGCCAAAAAGGAAAACTACGCCGCCCGCTCGGTCTACAAGCTCAAGGAGATGGACAAGCGCTTCCAGATCTTCAAGAAAGGGCAGACCGTGCTGGACCTGGGCGCGGCCCCCGGCTCCTGGAGCCAGTTCGCCGGGGAGCGGGTGGGCCCGGAGGGGCACGTGCTCGGCGTGGACCTGCAGACCACCAAGCACTCCTTCGCCGGGAACATCACCTTCCTTCAGGCGGACGTGTTCTCGGATTCGCCGGAGCTGCTCGCGGCCGTGGAGCCCCTTGCGCCCTTCGACGTCATTATCAGCGACATGGCCCCCAAGACAACCGGAATCAAGTTCGCGGACCAGGCCAACTCGCTGGAGTTGTGTGAGCGGGCCTTCGAGGTGGCGCTCAAGTATTTGAAGAAAGGCGGCAGCTTCGCGGTGAAGATCTTCGAGGGCGGCGAGATCAACGACTACCGCGACGCCATCAGGCCGTACTTCGCCAGGATAAAGAATTTCAAACCGTACAGTTCCCGATCCGAGAGCAAGGAGATATTCATCGTTGCGCTTGGCTTTAAGGGCGTTGACGGGTAG
- a CDS encoding ABC transporter permease, translating into MTNEKQTDTQIWYGELTTRSALRRRGLLQVSPGLFWILMFLTVPALALIALSFATRGGYGEIEWIFTFENFSRLAGYGMFGWSPDYLIILARSLWVAFVTTTVCTALAFPLAFFIAGKPKTTRYVWLTLVIIPFWTNLVIRTYAWQLVLSPDLPIAKFAAALGLVPEGSPLYPSEFAVYLGMISAFLPFVVLPLYSSVEKLDWSLVEAAHDLYSNKRRVFMQAILPQTLPGLSVGAILTFVPAMGMFLIPDFLGGAKYMLVGNLIQQQFGKSRDWPFGAAVSLALMALTLVGLFVFRRKGEKMEVV; encoded by the coding sequence ATGACTAACGAGAAGCAAACCGACACCCAGATCTGGTACGGCGAGCTGACCACGCGCAGCGCGCTCCGGCGACGCGGACTGCTTCAGGTCTCGCCCGGCCTGTTCTGGATTCTCATGTTTCTGACCGTGCCCGCCCTGGCGCTCATCGCCCTGTCCTTCGCCACGCGCGGCGGCTACGGCGAGATCGAGTGGATCTTCACCTTCGAGAATTTCAGCAGGCTGGCGGGCTACGGCATGTTCGGCTGGAGCCCGGACTACCTGATCATCCTGGCCCGCTCCCTGTGGGTGGCCTTCGTGACCACCACGGTCTGCACGGCGCTCGCCTTCCCGCTGGCCTTCTTCATCGCGGGCAAGCCCAAGACCACCCGCTACGTCTGGCTGACCCTGGTCATCATCCCCTTCTGGACCAACCTGGTCATCCGCACCTACGCCTGGCAGCTGGTCCTGTCCCCGGACCTGCCCATCGCCAAGTTCGCGGCCGCCCTGGGGTTGGTCCCGGAGGGCAGCCCGCTCTACCCGTCCGAGTTCGCCGTCTACCTGGGCATGATCTCCGCCTTCCTGCCCTTCGTGGTCCTGCCCCTCTACTCCAGCGTGGAAAAACTCGACTGGTCCCTGGTGGAGGCGGCCCACGACCTCTACTCCAACAAGCGCCGGGTGTTCATGCAGGCCATCCTGCCCCAGACCCTGCCCGGCCTTTCCGTGGGGGCCATCCTGACCTTCGTCCCGGCCATGGGCATGTTCCTCATCCCGGACTTCCTGGGCGGGGCCAAGTACATGCTGGTGGGCAACCTGATCCAGCAGCAGTTCGGCAAGAGCCGCGACTGGCCCTTCGGCGCGGCGGTCTCCCTGGCCCTGATGGCCCTGACCCTGGTCGGCCTGTTCGTGTTCCGGCGCAAGGGCGAGAAGATGGAGGTGGTCTAG
- a CDS encoding sigma 54-interacting transcriptional regulator has protein sequence MPEAHPVDIPFHSILNHLDVSALAADSAGFIAYATPNAERTFGFGPGRMHGLPLAQVVPDALVNGDGNGADAVDEGAAQSVALPDGTLNSVSRSPIVMNGETVGSLLTLHPEPGPDQVVRTETYRTLAEHMEAVFNASSDGIWLTDGHGVVLNINTASESLNSITADEVVGKPVAALVEDGIIDRSATMEVIRKRRRVSVLQQVTRTGRQLIVTGTPTFDTDGNIRLVVLNERDITDLNELRTTLAQTRKAKEKAEAELTGMSLMELKKSRVVAESPAMRKAMATAQKLAQFETSEILLMGDSGTGKGLLAKFIHDTSPRRGKPFIQVNCATLPETLFEAELFGYEKGAFTGASEQGKSGLFELASGGTFFLDEVGEIPLDMQAKLLNCLDDHEYYPLGASRPKRVDCIIIAATNRDLENQVRKQAFRRDLLYRLNTFTVRIPPLRKRPEDVFELINHYLRQFNAAFRTAKRIGPAGMKLLQSYPFPGNVRELIGIIKKAVVICEDDLLDDYLRDLFDHTEDAVMENGTLPEEVARLERRMLRQAMEACSNTREMAGFLGVSQPTVVRKMQRYKLSNS, from the coding sequence GTGCCCGAAGCACATCCCGTGGACATTCCCTTCCATTCCATCCTGAACCATCTGGACGTCTCGGCCCTGGCCGCCGACTCGGCCGGGTTCATCGCCTACGCCACGCCGAACGCGGAGCGGACCTTCGGGTTCGGGCCTGGCCGGATGCACGGACTGCCCTTGGCCCAGGTGGTGCCCGACGCCCTGGTCAACGGGGACGGAAACGGCGCGGATGCCGTGGACGAGGGCGCGGCCCAGAGCGTGGCGCTGCCCGACGGCACCCTGAACTCGGTGTCGCGCAGCCCCATCGTCATGAACGGCGAGACCGTGGGCAGTCTGCTGACCCTGCACCCCGAACCGGGACCGGACCAGGTGGTCCGGACCGAGACCTACCGCACACTGGCCGAACACATGGAGGCGGTCTTCAACGCCTCGAGCGACGGCATCTGGCTGACCGACGGGCACGGTGTGGTCCTGAACATCAACACCGCCTCGGAGAGCCTCAACTCCATCACGGCGGACGAGGTGGTGGGCAAGCCCGTGGCCGCCCTGGTGGAGGACGGGATCATCGACCGGTCCGCCACCATGGAGGTCATCCGCAAGCGACGCCGGGTCTCGGTCCTGCAACAGGTCACGCGCACCGGACGGCAGCTCATCGTCACCGGCACGCCGACCTTCGATACGGACGGCAACATCCGGCTGGTGGTCCTGAACGAACGGGACATCACCGACCTGAACGAGCTGCGCACCACCCTGGCCCAGACGCGCAAGGCCAAGGAAAAGGCCGAGGCCGAGCTGACCGGCATGTCCCTCATGGAACTGAAGAAGAGCCGCGTGGTGGCCGAGAGCCCGGCCATGCGCAAGGCCATGGCCACGGCCCAGAAACTGGCCCAGTTCGAAACCTCGGAGATCCTGCTCATGGGCGACTCCGGCACGGGCAAGGGACTGCTGGCCAAGTTCATCCACGACACCAGCCCCCGGCGCGGCAAGCCGTTCATCCAGGTCAACTGCGCCACCCTGCCCGAAACCCTGTTCGAGGCCGAACTGTTCGGCTACGAGAAAGGTGCCTTCACGGGAGCCTCGGAGCAGGGCAAGTCCGGCCTGTTCGAGCTGGCCTCGGGCGGCACCTTCTTCCTGGACGAGGTGGGCGAGATTCCGCTGGACATGCAGGCCAAGCTGCTCAACTGCCTGGACGACCACGAGTACTACCCTTTGGGCGCGAGCAGGCCCAAGCGCGTGGACTGCATCATCATCGCGGCCACCAACCGCGACCTGGAGAACCAGGTGCGCAAGCAGGCCTTCCGCCGCGACCTGCTCTACCGGCTGAACACCTTCACCGTGCGCATCCCGCCGCTCAGGAAGCGGCCCGAAGACGTGTTCGAGCTGATCAACCACTACCTGCGGCAATTCAACGCCGCCTTCCGGACCGCCAAGCGCATCGGCCCGGCGGGCATGAAGCTGCTCCAGTCATATCCGTTCCCGGGCAACGTCCGCGAGCTCATCGGCATCATCAAGAAGGCCGTGGTCATCTGTGAGGACGACCTGCTCGACGACTACCTGCGGGACCTCTTCGACCACACCGAGGACGCCGTCATGGAAAACGGCACGTTGCCCGAGGAAGTGGCCCGGCTGGAGCGCCGCATGCTCCGCCAGGCCATGGAGGCATGCTCCAACACCCGCGAGATGGCCGGGTTCCTGGGCGTCAGCCAGCCCACCGTGGTGCGCAAGATGCAGCGCTACAAGCTGAGCAATTCCTGA
- a CDS encoding aldehyde ferredoxin oxidoreductase family protein, which yields MKGLYGRILFIDVTGRTFSIEPLGDACPPLPGGKGLGTRLLLEHNPAGVDPLSPDNRFVITTGPCCGTGVWGASRYGVFSKSPQTGFYAESYSGGRTPEAIDRAGFDAIVVTGAADVLTVLAIHPDGCDFHEVPQLRGLETYAAEDALLERYAPRGEGYGRPGAMVIGPAGENLVAFSVIENDYWRSAGRCGLGAVLGSKRIKGLVFSGDRRREMADPEGLKNFNRELLAANGDSPAVKAYRARGTTQMVALMNTVGAFPSRYWSAGSCDHWERISGDAFHEQHEVTPHACLKCFMACGRKARIKSGPHKGLTIEGPEYETIYAFGGLCMVRNIDEIAHLNDLCDRLGLDTISAGNLCGMVAEASSQGRLDAPLTYGDTATIAALLEQIAGREGLGDVLADGIIKAADKLGLSDMAVHVKGLEPAGYDPRVLKGMGLTYGTSPRGACHLRTTFYKAELSGMIPSDAVEGKADLLMDFEDRLIVFDCLILCRFYRDMYGWAELARLLTLVTGESWDESTLRRAAARVVDDTRRFNVREGLTPKDDRLPRKLHEALPTGQVITREEYALLLNDYYRLRGWDESGVPPVPAAE from the coding sequence GTGAAAGGACTCTACGGGCGCATACTCTTCATCGACGTCACCGGGCGGACCTTTTCCATCGAGCCGCTCGGGGACGCCTGCCCGCCCCTGCCCGGAGGCAAGGGACTGGGCACGCGCCTGCTGCTGGAACACAACCCGGCCGGGGTGGATCCGCTCTCCCCGGACAACCGGTTCGTCATCACCACGGGCCCGTGCTGCGGCACGGGCGTGTGGGGGGCGAGCCGTTACGGCGTCTTTTCCAAGTCGCCGCAGACCGGCTTCTACGCGGAATCCTACTCCGGGGGCCGAACCCCGGAGGCCATCGACCGGGCCGGTTTCGACGCCATCGTCGTGACCGGCGCGGCCGACGTGCTGACCGTCCTGGCCATCCACCCGGACGGCTGCGATTTTCATGAGGTCCCACAGCTCAGGGGGCTCGAGACCTACGCCGCCGAGGACGCCCTGCTCGAACGCTACGCCCCCAGGGGCGAGGGGTACGGCAGGCCCGGCGCCATGGTCATCGGCCCGGCGGGCGAGAACCTGGTGGCCTTCTCGGTCATCGAGAACGACTACTGGCGCAGCGCGGGCCGGTGCGGCCTGGGCGCGGTGCTCGGCTCCAAGCGGATCAAGGGATTGGTCTTTTCCGGGGACCGCAGGCGCGAGATGGCCGACCCCGAGGGCCTGAAGAATTTCAACAGGGAACTGCTGGCCGCCAACGGCGACTCCCCGGCGGTCAAGGCCTACCGGGCCCGGGGCACCACCCAGATGGTCGCCCTGATGAACACCGTGGGCGCCTTCCCGAGCCGCTACTGGTCGGCCGGGTCCTGCGATCACTGGGAACGCATCAGCGGCGACGCCTTCCACGAACAGCACGAGGTCACGCCCCACGCCTGCCTGAAGTGCTTCATGGCCTGCGGCCGCAAGGCGCGGATCAAGAGCGGCCCGCACAAGGGGCTGACCATCGAGGGCCCGGAGTACGAGACCATCTACGCCTTCGGCGGGCTGTGCATGGTCCGCAACATCGACGAGATCGCCCACCTGAACGACCTGTGCGACCGTCTGGGGCTGGACACCATCTCGGCGGGCAACCTCTGCGGCATGGTCGCCGAGGCCTCCAGCCAGGGCCGCCTGGACGCCCCCCTGACCTACGGCGACACGGCCACCATCGCCGCCCTGCTGGAGCAGATCGCGGGCCGCGAGGGGCTGGGCGACGTGCTGGCCGACGGCATCATCAAGGCGGCGGACAAACTCGGCCTGTCGGACATGGCCGTGCACGTCAAGGGGCTCGAGCCCGCCGGGTACGACCCGCGAGTGCTCAAGGGCATGGGCCTGACCTACGGGACCTCCCCGCGCGGGGCCTGCCACCTGCGGACCACCTTCTACAAGGCGGAGCTGTCCGGGATGATCCCGTCCGACGCCGTGGAGGGCAAGGCCGACCTGCTCATGGATTTCGAGGACCGGCTGATCGTCTTCGACTGCCTGATCCTGTGCCGCTTCTACCGCGACATGTACGGCTGGGCCGAACTGGCCCGGCTGCTCACCCTGGTCACCGGAGAATCCTGGGATGAATCCACCCTGCGCCGGGCCGCTGCCCGCGTGGTGGACGACACACGGCGGTTCAACGTCCGCGAGGGGCTGACCCCGAAGGACGACCGCCTGCCCAGGAAGCTTCACGAGGCCCTGCCCACCGGGCAGGTCATAACCCGCGAGGAGTACGCGCTCCTCCTCAATGACTACTATCGCCTGCGCGGCTGGGATGAATCGGGCGTACCGCCCGTCCCGGCCGCCGAATAG
- a CDS encoding glycosyltransferase family protein — protein sequence MPRPRHISIQDELGLSKSMPADAAQFEWRVNRQLDDAPVIFLGLGPEPDKVPEWFDLPDDETFFYLESPDFIAQVEGWRERVPAHFAPMDPEAFTIAASSRAHVVRYLPVQKAFPSFYGPLTARLSLEDRQRPRLERTVWLPVGDDALLVEELARAFADAGWRVVRIDHESLGKHPGSTLPGYLQEGVPDLFFSVNFRGLDHFGLGQAILREAGAKVAVWMVDNPFHLLTGIKTEAWRELNLFVTDHSFIGPLIENGARRVTHLPLAASPALFESGGTLPDHAQGIEGGLIFVGRSRFPDRDKFFAGITVPEDAAALVVDASGPTRFDYHWWRDRLGVAPLWPGNAVRAVGAGAEFASGVWKRRCLNAVGRITIFGDDGWKDLDTPDADVRPVVDYYAHLPALYRAAGVVLNVTGMQLPAGLNQRNFDVWCAGGFLLTDTHPGLGIFPDELVEPIAYARPGEIHDLVIRHREETPEKRDLRRAWQDCIRRDHTYRNRVEAVLKALNL from the coding sequence GTGCCCCGACCCCGACATATATCAATACAGGATGAACTCGGCCTTTCCAAGTCCATGCCCGCGGACGCGGCGCAGTTCGAATGGCGGGTCAACCGGCAGCTGGACGACGCCCCGGTGATCTTTCTCGGGCTCGGCCCGGAACCGGACAAGGTCCCGGAATGGTTTGATCTTCCCGACGACGAAACCTTCTTCTACCTGGAAAGCCCGGACTTCATCGCCCAGGTGGAGGGGTGGCGCGAGCGCGTGCCCGCCCATTTCGCGCCCATGGACCCCGAAGCGTTCACCATCGCCGCGTCGAGCCGCGCCCACGTGGTCCGCTACCTGCCGGTGCAGAAGGCCTTCCCGTCCTTTTACGGCCCGCTGACCGCCCGGCTCTCCCTGGAGGACCGCCAGCGGCCGAGGCTTGAGCGCACCGTGTGGCTGCCGGTGGGCGACGACGCCCTGCTCGTGGAGGAGCTGGCCCGGGCCTTTGCGGACGCGGGCTGGCGGGTGGTCCGCATCGACCACGAATCCCTGGGCAAGCACCCCGGCAGCACCCTGCCCGGTTATCTCCAGGAGGGCGTGCCGGACCTCTTTTTTTCGGTCAACTTCCGGGGGCTCGACCACTTCGGCCTGGGCCAGGCCATCCTGCGCGAGGCCGGGGCCAAGGTGGCGGTCTGGATGGTGGACAACCCCTTCCACCTACTGACCGGGATCAAGACCGAAGCGTGGCGGGAGCTGAACCTGTTCGTCACGGACCACAGCTTCATCGGCCCGCTCATCGAGAACGGCGCGCGGCGGGTCACGCACCTGCCCCTGGCCGCCTCCCCGGCCCTGTTCGAGAGCGGCGGCACGCTGCCGGACCACGCCCAAGGCATCGAGGGCGGGCTGATCTTCGTGGGCCGCTCCCGGTTCCCCGACCGGGACAAGTTCTTCGCGGGGATCACCGTGCCCGAGGACGCGGCCGCGCTGGTTGTGGACGCGAGCGGGCCGACCCGGTTCGACTACCACTGGTGGCGGGACCGGCTGGGCGTGGCCCCGCTCTGGCCGGGCAACGCGGTGCGGGCCGTGGGCGCGGGCGCGGAGTTCGCCTCCGGGGTGTGGAAGCGCCGCTGCCTGAACGCGGTGGGCCGGATCACCATCTTCGGCGACGACGGCTGGAAGGACCTGGACACCCCGGACGCGGATGTGCGCCCGGTGGTGGACTACTACGCCCACCTGCCCGCCCTGTACCGCGCGGCCGGGGTGGTCCTCAACGTCACGGGCATGCAGCTCCCGGCCGGGCTGAACCAGCGCAACTTCGACGTCTGGTGCGCGGGCGGCTTCCTGCTGACCGACACCCATCCGGGCCTGGGCATCTTCCCGGACGAACTGGTCGAGCCCATCGCCTACGCCCGGCCCGGCGAAATCCACGACCTGGTCATCCGTCACCGCGAGGAAACCCCGGAAAAACGCGACCTTCGCCGCGCCTGGCAGGACTGCATCCGCCGCGACCACACCTACCGCAACCGGGTGGAAGCGGTGCTCAAGGCACTGAATTTATAA
- a CDS encoding ABC transporter ATP-binding protein, whose product MTLEAYAVHKSYGDVQALKNVDLTVQKGELFTLLGPSGCGKTTLLRIIAGLEQADSGSIFLNGMPITQKPANERPVNTVFQSYALFPHMNNADNVAFGLRSQKIPESEIRIRVNKILEMLELTNFKDRFPDQLSGGQRQRVAMARALVCEPELLLLDEPMSALDAKLRTQLQIQLRRLQQQLNKTFILVTHDQDEALTVSDRIAVMKDGEILQYGSPQQIYDRPNCRFVAEFIGTANILDAERRNDQIITHAGKLAVPSPPQWKRGALVIRPEGIVMRDQEPETNGVWATVTETFYRGNFLDITLEPAGLRMRCAPHKKVQAGDQLWVELLKDALVAIDD is encoded by the coding sequence ATGACCCTTGAAGCATACGCCGTGCACAAGAGCTACGGCGACGTCCAAGCCCTGAAGAACGTTGACCTGACCGTCCAGAAGGGTGAGTTGTTCACCCTGCTCGGGCCATCAGGCTGCGGCAAGACCACCCTGCTCAGGATCATCGCCGGGCTGGAACAGGCCGACTCGGGCTCCATCTTCCTGAACGGGATGCCCATCACCCAGAAGCCCGCCAACGAGCGCCCGGTGAACACGGTCTTCCAGAGCTACGCCTTGTTCCCGCACATGAACAACGCGGACAACGTGGCCTTCGGCCTGCGCTCCCAGAAGATTCCGGAGAGCGAGATCCGCATCAGGGTGAACAAGATTCTCGAGATGCTCGAGCTGACGAATTTCAAGGACCGCTTCCCGGACCAGCTGTCCGGCGGCCAGCGACAGCGCGTGGCCATGGCCCGCGCCCTGGTCTGCGAGCCCGAACTGCTCCTGCTGGACGAGCCCATGTCCGCCCTGGACGCCAAGCTGCGCACCCAGCTCCAGATCCAGCTGCGGCGGCTCCAGCAGCAGCTGAACAAGACCTTCATCCTGGTCACCCACGACCAGGACGAGGCCCTGACCGTGTCCGACCGCATCGCGGTCATGAAGGACGGCGAAATCCTGCAATACGGCTCCCCCCAACAGATCTACGACCGGCCCAACTGCCGCTTCGTGGCCGAATTCATCGGCACGGCCAACATCCTCGACGCCGAGCGGCGCAACGACCAGATCATCACCCACGCGGGCAAGCTGGCCGTGCCCTCCCCGCCCCAGTGGAAACGCGGAGCGCTGGTCATCCGGCCCGAGGGCATCGTCATGCGCGACCAGGAGCCCGAGACCAACGGCGTCTGGGCCACGGTCACGGAGACCTTCTACCGCGGCAACTTCCTGGACATCACCCTGGAACCGGCCGGGCTGCGCATGCGCTGCGCCCCGCACAAGAAGGTCCAGGCGGGCGACCAGTTATGGGTCGAACTGCTCAAGGACGCGCTGGTGGCCATCGATGACTAA
- a CDS encoding YebC/PmpR family DNA-binding transcriptional regulator encodes MSGHSKWANIQHRKGRQDAKKAKFFTKAAKDIILAAKAGGGNPDDNSTLRLAIQKAKAVNLPKDRIENAIKKGTGELAGGDLAEIMYEGYGPGGVAMLVEVATDNKNRTVAEIRHAFSKHGGNMADSGSVSYMFSRKGVIVFTKDKYTEDQLMEVGLEAGAEDIIDDDDSFTVHTAPTDFMAVQQAFTDAGMEFESAEFNQVPENLVPVDVSVGKKVMNLFDALDDNDDTLNVYMNADLPDDLFDEED; translated from the coding sequence ATGTCCGGACACAGCAAATGGGCAAACATTCAGCATCGTAAGGGTCGTCAGGACGCCAAGAAGGCGAAATTTTTCACTAAAGCCGCCAAGGACATCATCCTGGCAGCCAAGGCGGGCGGCGGCAACCCCGACGACAACTCGACCCTGCGCCTGGCCATCCAGAAGGCCAAGGCCGTGAACCTGCCCAAGGACAGGATCGAGAACGCCATCAAGAAGGGCACCGGCGAACTGGCCGGCGGCGACCTGGCCGAGATTATGTACGAGGGCTACGGCCCCGGCGGCGTGGCCATGCTCGTGGAGGTGGCCACCGACAACAAGAACCGCACCGTGGCCGAAATCCGCCATGCCTTCTCCAAGCACGGCGGCAACATGGCCGACTCCGGCTCGGTGTCCTACATGTTCAGCCGCAAGGGCGTGATCGTCTTCACCAAGGACAAGTACACCGAGGACCAGCTCATGGAAGTGGGCCTGGAGGCGGGCGCCGAGGACATCATCGACGACGATGATTCCTTCACCGTGCACACCGCGCCCACGGACTTCATGGCCGTGCAGCAGGCCTTCACCGACGCGGGCATGGAGTTCGAGTCCGCCGAGTTCAACCAGGTCCCCGAGAACCTCGTCCCGGTGGACGTCTCCGTGGGCAAGAAGGTCATGAACCTGTTCGACGCCCTGGACGACAACGACGACACCCTGAACGTCTACATGAACGCCGACCTGCCGGACGACCTGTTCGACGAGGAAGACTAG
- a CDS encoding substrate-binding periplasmic protein — MYRIFALGVCLTLFLPVAVFGGDFNMQAIVYPPLVYADEGRLWGVAPEVILEIQKAVGDDSPLRETPWLRGYEQTQKLSGQALFAIVRIPEREKLFKWVGPIFGEGDYFFKHRGSPLRIETLDDAREVLRIAVRKDGYTHQALAARGFTNLDVGPTYESSYRKLVQDRVDLVLMGERTYYYMVRQAGLDPAEFERTDCKFGDSAAWLAFSLDVPDETVRKWQDALDALKESGVYQDIMERNFTP, encoded by the coding sequence GTGTACAGGATCTTCGCTCTGGGCGTGTGTCTGACGCTGTTTCTGCCGGTGGCGGTTTTTGGCGGCGATTTCAATATGCAGGCCATTGTCTATCCCCCGTTGGTCTACGCCGACGAGGGCAGGCTGTGGGGCGTGGCTCCCGAGGTGATCCTCGAGATTCAGAAGGCGGTCGGCGACGACAGTCCTCTCCGGGAGACGCCCTGGTTGCGGGGCTACGAGCAGACGCAGAAGCTGTCCGGGCAGGCCCTGTTCGCCATCGTCCGCATCCCGGAGCGGGAAAAGCTCTTCAAGTGGGTCGGACCGATCTTCGGCGAGGGGGACTACTTCTTCAAGCACCGGGGCTCGCCGCTCAGGATCGAGACCCTGGACGACGCCCGGGAGGTCCTGCGCATCGCCGTGCGCAAGGACGGCTACACCCACCAGGCCCTGGCGGCCAGGGGGTTCACCAATCTCGACGTGGGGCCGACCTACGAATCCAGCTACCGCAAGCTGGTCCAGGACCGCGTGGACCTCGTGCTCATGGGCGAGCGCACCTATTACTATATGGTCAGGCAGGCCGGTCTCGATCCCGCCGAGTTCGAGCGCACGGACTGCAAGTTCGGGGATTCCGCCGCCTGGCTGGCCTTCTCCCTGGACGTGCCCGACGAAACCGTCCGAAAATGGCAGGATGCCCTGGACGCCCTCAAGGAAAGCGGCGTGTACCAGGACATCATGGAGCGGAATTTCACGCCGTGA